One genomic segment of Lampris incognitus isolate fLamInc1 chromosome 2, fLamInc1.hap2, whole genome shotgun sequence includes these proteins:
- the LOC130107293 gene encoding uncharacterized protein LOC130107293 isoform X1, protein MSNSVSNGSQDMTTPANDTDEARVYIGVRWEDEKPPQKLELALQKWFNKWRKDVSCTYLKVEEDGHIALGIKPAKVLEELLSLREIKLSFKDNTSASVTFYPEVGQIPWHPTSHSRSADVSSLVPSAREDMDIHEKKGGTGAAVGREEPGSCTLPFGHFLYVDQVYKEEMKRIERQNRVRIVAEVKLSVEVDPRAAGDPDKALSDVINLIQKCLGDASGFSFPLKHVDRRNLEDMFRVVVQENAKLLLMLSPDEITVRGPRKSLDDVRRCLKTPQHNLVNSDPSAGLYALGSRDTSPKIAMNIKDHLVSSGLTMDKNHWKAMNAAFGGKLADIRAKFGVEFVAAATSRGHVNVKPKSAHDKEAAALECHALRALIHLYQKVATSTMSHSSLVPDHARSAARASTEEGGTAGGATAEETCPICMDTFTNKKKLKCTHEFCAECLLRSEQSMGPICPMCKSVYGKVEGNQPEGHMSVSYDQYSLPGFPNCGKITITYKIPSGVQTKKHPKPGMPYSGISRAAYLPNNTEGKEVLELLRRAFTQKLIFTVGTSRTTGAENQVTWNDIHHKTSTTGGPQSFGYPDPGYLGRVRDELKAKGVE, encoded by the exons ATGTCCAACAGCGTGTCCAACGGCAGCCAG GACATGACAACACCAGCAAACGACACAGATGAAGCCCGGGTTTATATCGGTGTGCGATGGGAAGATGAAAAACCCCCACAGAAACTAGAACTGGCTCTCCAGAAGTGGTTCAACAAATGGAGGAAAGATGTAAGCTGCACTTATTTAAAAGTAGAGGAAGATGGACACATTGCATTGGGAATCAAACCAGCCAAAG TCCTTGAAGAGCTTCTCAGCTTGCGAGAGATCAAACTGAGCTTCAAAGATAACACGTCTGCTTCAGTAACATTTTACCCTGAAGTAGGGCAAATACCCTGGCATCCAACATCCCACAGTCGTTCAGCGGATGTTTCTTCATTGGTACCATCAGCCAGAGAGGAT ATGGACATCCATGAAAAGAAAGGGGGCACTGGAGCTGCTGTAGGCCGAGAAGAGCCGGGGAGCTGCACACTCCCATTTGGCCACTTCTTGTACGTGGACCAGGTCTACAAAGAGGAGATGAAGCGTAtcgagagacagaacagagtgagAATCGTGGCTGAAGTAAAGCTGTCTGTTGAAGTAGACCCAAGAGCTGCAGGAGATCCAGATAAGGCTCTCTCTGACGTCATAAACCTCATCCAGAAGTGTTTAGGTGACGCCAGTGGCTTCAGTTTTCCTCTCAAGCATGTAGATCGAAGGAATTTGGAAGACATGTTCAGAGTAGTTGTGCAAGAAAACGCCAAGCTGCTGCTTATGCTGTCCCCTGACGAGATCACAGTGCGTGGGCCACGCAAGAGTCTGGACGACGTGCGGAGGTGCTTAAAAACACCACAGCACAACTTGGTGAACAGCGACCCGTCTGCTGGGCTGTATGCTTTGGGGTCTCGAGACACATCACCAAAGATCGCCATGAACATCAAAGACCATTTGGTGTCTTCGGGGCTAACGATGGACAAAAACCATTGGAAGGCGATGAATGCTGCCTTTGGTGGGAAACTAGCTGACATCAGGGCTAAGTTTGGTGTGGAATTCGTGGCAGCGGCCACATCCCGGGGCCACGTAAACGTGAAACCCAAATCTGCACACGATAAAGAGGCGGCTGCCCTGGAGTGCCATGCTCTCAGAGCTCTGATTCACCTCTATCAGAAGGTGGCAACGTCAACCATGAGCCACTCCTCGCTGGTCCCGGACCACGCGAGGAGCGCTGCTAGAGCATCCACGGAAGAGGGAGGGACAGCAGGAGGCGCTACAGCGGAGGAAACATGTCCCATATGCATGGATACATTTACCAACAAGAAGAAGCTAAAATGTACCCACGAGTTTTGTGCCGAGTGTCTGCTACGTTCAGAGCAAAGCATGGGACCCATCTGTCCTATGTGTAAAAGCGTGTATGGGAAGGTGGAGGGAAACCAGCCTGAGGGACACATGTCCGTCTCCTACGACCAGTATTCACTCCCTGGATTTCCTAACTGCGGCAAGATAACAATCACCTACAAAATTCCAAGTGGAGTACAAACG AAAAAACATCCGAAACCCGGGATGCCTTATTCTGGCATTTCAAGAGCAGCGTATCTACCAAACAACACAGAAGGCAAGGAGGTGCTAGAGCTTTTGAGAAGAGCATTTACGCAGAAGCTGATATTCACTGTTGGGACATCCAGGACCACTGGAGCAGAGAACCAGGTGACCTGGAATGACATCCACCACAAGACCAGCACTACTGGAGGACCACAGAG CTTTGGGTATCCTGACCCAGGCTACTTGGGGAGAGTGAGGGATGAGCTGAAGGCCAAAGGCGTTGAATGA
- the LOC130107293 gene encoding uncharacterized protein LOC130107293 isoform X2: protein MDTLHWESNQPKMDIHEKKGGTGAAVGREEPGSCTLPFGHFLYVDQVYKEEMKRIERQNRVRIVAEVKLSVEVDPRAAGDPDKALSDVINLIQKCLGDASGFSFPLKHVDRRNLEDMFRVVVQENAKLLLMLSPDEITVRGPRKSLDDVRRCLKTPQHNLVNSDPSAGLYALGSRDTSPKIAMNIKDHLVSSGLTMDKNHWKAMNAAFGGKLADIRAKFGVEFVAAATSRGHVNVKPKSAHDKEAAALECHALRALIHLYQKVATSTMSHSSLVPDHARSAARASTEEGGTAGGATAEETCPICMDTFTNKKKLKCTHEFCAECLLRSEQSMGPICPMCKSVYGKVEGNQPEGHMSVSYDQYSLPGFPNCGKITITYKIPSGVQTKKHPKPGMPYSGISRAAYLPNNTEGKEVLELLRRAFTQKLIFTVGTSRTTGAENQVTWNDIHHKTSTTGGPQSFGYPDPGYLGRVRDELKAKGVE, encoded by the exons ATGGACACATTGCATTGGGAATCAAACCAGCCAAAG ATGGACATCCATGAAAAGAAAGGGGGCACTGGAGCTGCTGTAGGCCGAGAAGAGCCGGGGAGCTGCACACTCCCATTTGGCCACTTCTTGTACGTGGACCAGGTCTACAAAGAGGAGATGAAGCGTAtcgagagacagaacagagtgagAATCGTGGCTGAAGTAAAGCTGTCTGTTGAAGTAGACCCAAGAGCTGCAGGAGATCCAGATAAGGCTCTCTCTGACGTCATAAACCTCATCCAGAAGTGTTTAGGTGACGCCAGTGGCTTCAGTTTTCCTCTCAAGCATGTAGATCGAAGGAATTTGGAAGACATGTTCAGAGTAGTTGTGCAAGAAAACGCCAAGCTGCTGCTTATGCTGTCCCCTGACGAGATCACAGTGCGTGGGCCACGCAAGAGTCTGGACGACGTGCGGAGGTGCTTAAAAACACCACAGCACAACTTGGTGAACAGCGACCCGTCTGCTGGGCTGTATGCTTTGGGGTCTCGAGACACATCACCAAAGATCGCCATGAACATCAAAGACCATTTGGTGTCTTCGGGGCTAACGATGGACAAAAACCATTGGAAGGCGATGAATGCTGCCTTTGGTGGGAAACTAGCTGACATCAGGGCTAAGTTTGGTGTGGAATTCGTGGCAGCGGCCACATCCCGGGGCCACGTAAACGTGAAACCCAAATCTGCACACGATAAAGAGGCGGCTGCCCTGGAGTGCCATGCTCTCAGAGCTCTGATTCACCTCTATCAGAAGGTGGCAACGTCAACCATGAGCCACTCCTCGCTGGTCCCGGACCACGCGAGGAGCGCTGCTAGAGCATCCACGGAAGAGGGAGGGACAGCAGGAGGCGCTACAGCGGAGGAAACATGTCCCATATGCATGGATACATTTACCAACAAGAAGAAGCTAAAATGTACCCACGAGTTTTGTGCCGAGTGTCTGCTACGTTCAGAGCAAAGCATGGGACCCATCTGTCCTATGTGTAAAAGCGTGTATGGGAAGGTGGAGGGAAACCAGCCTGAGGGACACATGTCCGTCTCCTACGACCAGTATTCACTCCCTGGATTTCCTAACTGCGGCAAGATAACAATCACCTACAAAATTCCAAGTGGAGTACAAACG AAAAAACATCCGAAACCCGGGATGCCTTATTCTGGCATTTCAAGAGCAGCGTATCTACCAAACAACACAGAAGGCAAGGAGGTGCTAGAGCTTTTGAGAAGAGCATTTACGCAGAAGCTGATATTCACTGTTGGGACATCCAGGACCACTGGAGCAGAGAACCAGGTGACCTGGAATGACATCCACCACAAGACCAGCACTACTGGAGGACCACAGAG CTTTGGGTATCCTGACCCAGGCTACTTGGGGAGAGTGAGGGATGAGCTGAAGGCCAAAGGCGTTGAATGA